CTTTCCTTTCATCGCCGCTAACAGGGCTAATTTGTTGGACATCGTTTGGCACCTGAGGATGGTGTCTCTCGGCGCGGTTGCAGGAGCCTTGGGGGATTTTGCTATTCGGTACGCCCCATCAAATGAGAAGTATTTAGCCTCTTTGGCTGGGAGTAGTGATGCCACTAACCTTCTTATGAAGTGCGGTAGCTCCTCCAGGGGTATGTTTTCGGCTATTCCCCTTAGCTTTATGTTCTTCCTCCTGCTCCTGTCGTCGAGTATTAACAGGTGTCTGTTCGTTTCTGCTTGTTGAGTCTGTATGTGTTGCACCCTGTCGCTCAATTCTTTAAGTCCTTTTTGCAGGTCTGTCACATTGTGCTCAGTGGCTTGTGTGCGGCCCTGGACTGACTGTACCTCCATTTTGAGGGCCTCCAGATCTGCCTCCCACATCCTTCTGAGGTTATTTTGGAGACCGGTTAACATTTCTTGCAGCTCCCGTTTGGTCGCCGGTGAGTCCGCGTTTTCCGGGCTAGGAGTACCCTTGTCCGACACGGTAGGGCTTTTCTGTGTGGTCTTGCTAGCTGTCCGTACCGGTGAGAGGGGGTGCTCCCGGGCAGGTGAGGGCTCCCGTAATAACGGGGTTTTTACTAATGCCGGTTGCTGCAGCATGTAGCTGATGTCGTGTTGCGGCTTGGCTGCGGGCGCAGTTTGTCTTTGGGATTTTCTCCCCATGTCGCCCGTTAGCAGGTTCAGGTAGTCGGGATCGGGGTCGTCCCAGTCTAGGTCTAGTGGGCCTCCGAAGACTGCTGGAGTGTGCCGGATGGCGCGGTAGGCCTTGGTGCCGCGGGTCTGGATTTTCTTGCCCGGGGTATGTAAAAAAGGCATCGGCGGAATCAGGGTGGCGTGCTGTGGCAATATTTGTCACTCTTTCGTCGAGTTTCCCCAGGATGGTGGAGATATTAGCTGGATTCTATGAATCAGCGCACGGAGCTCAGAAAATGGCGTCTAGTCGGTtgtgctgtcaggctccgcccccctatatGTTACAATTTTGCCCTATTTGGACTCTTGTAAATCCATTTTGGATTTGGACTGAATCTCGGGCGACAGTAGGTCCCGCCCCTAAGATCTACGTCACGACGTGAATACGAATATGCCGGGGACGCGGTGTGATGCGACCGGAAACCGGACGGAAGAAAAGAGCGCCAAAAGACGGCATTTAAACGAGCagtaaagaagaagaagaatgaaCTCTTGAGAAAGGCTACGTGCCGAAACGCGTTGAGTTAATGTCCAGaggactttttaatatttgtattttttttattaatttatgtcCATTGGTTTCACCATTCCTTGCATCCTGGAATAATTGAGACAATAAGGATAAAGGACCACAGGAGGGACAAGCTTGGAGCCAGAGTGAGCCAGAGTGAACTTATGCTGTGTTGATATGCTGTTAGTCTGAGACAGCTTTTATaagtggctcatgaccatgtgagtTTTTCCATCAGCAGATTTAATACTTATTGAGCTGCTACGTTATTACCCGATATACTTTCCATTCTTGTTTTTAGGTCTACAAGAGAGATTTTTACGTGTGTAGTAAACTACTTATAGACGCTCTTTCGCTattggggtctttgcataatttgcaaagaccaccCAATAGTGACTTCTCCGCTGGCAGCGCGGTGGCTGAGGGGTGCAGGgataagttatacttacctacaCCTGTCCCTTACTCCTCTAGACAGTCCTCGCACATGACCACAGGAGCTCCCCCCATTATGTATGTGCAGAAGTCACAGGAGGGTGTAATACTTGTCTATGGGGGTTTGCTATAAAAAACTAAGTTTTGTTCAGAACTGAACCTTTCACTGGTTTAGAATTCCCAATTTGTAGGTGCTTGAGCTAGAATTGTTCCTAAATGTCTACATATACATCTCTTGACGTGCCAAGAGGCTGCTGCAAGACGCCTTGACAGATAGTTAAGGATTACCTGCGTGAAGCTAATTATGTTTTCGTAGATGCCTTACCGATGTCTGTTAATATTCAATCAATCTCCCATTAGGTCTATGACCAACTAATTCTGAACAAACATTCAAAAAAACAGCACGCAGTGCCTGAACTCAGCAAGTTTACTGATAACGGCGCCATAACCTTGAGTCAATCTCTCTTTACAACTCTGctgactgcacattttttttctttttctttttttaattctatttttcctTTCTAGTCTTTGTGGCGCTTAGTCATACTGGTTATCAGAGTTAGATttacgaaaaaaaaataaggataaaaaaaaaaaaaaaaaaaggtgctgtGCTTTAGGTAGAGCGATTGGCGACGAGCACGTTGTTATCTTTTTATGACTGCAAATTATTTGGTAATCATATTATTCCCTCAACTAACCCCAGATCAACTACGATTGCATAGCAACTCAATGTTTATTTAAGGTAACAGGACTGGAAAACAAAATCTGTTTTTTAAAGCAAGCACCAAAAAAATAGGCAGGTGCAAACAGTGCCTCTCGACTCCTCCCAGATCAGATCATGGCTGTGCAGCCTGCCTGGCCCCTGACTCCCTCGGGCCCttgtccatgaccgatctgcccgagtggtcagtccgcccctggatgcAAACAATTTTATCCACGGTAATCAGGGACCGTGAGAACAATCAACAGGGATTACAGCAAAGCTGTTAGTCTCCAGGATTTTAATATGATGTTTTCTTACCTACTATATTTAACAAACAATACGGCTCTTTGGAGGCGGGCCTGGGGAGCAAGAATAACCAGTCAAAATATTTCAAGTCCTCCTTCCCACCACTAAGGATTGGCAGAGGACTTGGGAAAGATATTCAGCCTCTCCACCTCTTCAGCCTCTCTGTTCTATTCAACTAAATCAAAATGGAACCTTTGTACTTGGAAGCTCGTAACTGCGTATCTAATTTCTACTACTGTCGTGCTCTAATAGCACTACATTACAGTTCAAATATTACCAATATCCCCATTGGAATACAAATAGTTTACCTCTAAACCCTGGACCTGTGGTGGCCCTTAAAGAGTGGTTGAAAGCACCGGATTAAATTTCCCTAAATAGTTGGGCGTTTAACATCCCTGACTGGGACACTCTTCCTAAAGTATTTCACTTTTGTTTTAGGATGGTTTTAACCATTTTCACGCTTTTAACTCATTGTGTTCGTCTCTCATTTTAGCGGTACAGAATGAACGAGATAGAATAAGCACAAGAAGATCGAGCTATGAAGACAGCAGCTTACCTTCTATCAATGTACTAATCCAAGCAGAGGTACTGTCACAGCAGGTAGGAACGTGATAGTGTGATAATCATTTTACACATACTTGTCTTTTGTGTTTAGAGGTCTTCTTCTCTTGTGTCTTTGGTAGTTAGAACATTTAGTAGAATTTGGCCAGGTGTGTCTTTGGTTTTTAATTCAATAGTTACTAGACCAAAGTGCTTAGTCACTGCTACGCAGATAATGTTAGATAAAAACTCCATCTATTCAGGTATAAAAATAATCTTGCATCGTGTGACGTGATGTATCCCTATCTGTTGTAATAAAACATTCGGTATTCTTTTTCGTGCAGATAACGACCTCGGTATCAGTGTTAAATACAGACATAAGAGGGAAGAAGATTGCTAATATTACAGATGTGTGTGATTCGATGAAACAGCAACTCCTGGTTTTAGTAGAATGGGCTAAATATATCCCAGCCTTCTGTGAGCTTCCTTTAGATGATCAGGTGGGTTGAAATATCAATTCGATTGAAAATTTGAGAAATAGAGTGGCCTGTGGGTTCTGTAGTAGAGTTGGGTTTGTATTAATTAAAAGGGTTTCAAGGAATCAGGAATTATTGGGAGGAAGATTTAAAGGTAATACCATCTTCGGAGATATAGACGCAGGTCAAGAGGTCCGTAAATGTGCTATCAAACAAATGTCTCCCTAAGATAAAACCCATGTCACCCTGACAAACAGTGGTCTTGTGAATGTTTTGGAAAATTACTAAATTTTTTTACCTGGCACCCTCTGATACAGGGGATTGTGTGACATTACTGCCATTTTTAAATGATAATTGCAGTaattatttctctttctttagTTCGTTGGTTCGTTCGTATTTTCTTCGTTCTTTAACTTTTgctatttttcttttgttcttttgCCTTCATTCTTTTTTTAACGTTACCCAGAAATGGTTAATTAATAGCTGCCCGAAATGGAATTaaacttataatttttttttaggactAATGATTAAGCTTTGTGCCGTTAAAGGATTTTAGCGCTTAACCTTTTAAATTGTTAACCTTTGTGTGTTTTATAACCTGTGATGTTTAACAGAATATAGAAAGAATCCTTAACAGAGTTTAGACATCTCCATGAAcaatttgcccccctcccccttttcagtATTTAACCTATTGAATGCACTGACACCCAATGCCCTAGTCCCGAAAATTCCTCACTTAGGACATACTGGGACTGAGACTGTCTTCAGCTATACAACTGTCCATTTGTCCAATTCAGAAGAGGTATTTAAGGACATTGATATTATATAGCAATGCTCCATATAGATTGAGATCTATATACTAAACTGTGCAATGCAGCAATTTTTGGACAGTTTAGGACACAATAGTCAAGTTTGAAAATATTACTCCCTTCCAGAATTTTGGTTTTCCTGGTTTAGTGTAGAGCTGCAGTAATAGGGACAGATAGCTCAGTTTTTCTGCAAATACGTGTCCATCAAGGTTTTAATTGGGTGAAGGATGCCTTAATAAAAAGTACATGGTGATAACTTTAAACATGTATGTAATTTTTAAgggatgtaagctcattgagcagcgccctccacctctctgttcctgtacgcccagttgtctggttacaattacatgtctgttagtccacccattgtacagcgctacggaatctgatggcgctatataaataatacaataataataataaagggactTACATGTTATCCAGTTAGAGTtttaagcactgtattaaacaaaTTCGTGGAGACACCGTGGAGACATTGGCGTGGGAAAAACTGATACAAAACAAATGTTTTGCAAATGAAGCTGCATCCCAACTGGGCTCTTgggatttcagccaatcagaaaacAATAATATTTACGGTCCTTGTAAATATTTCTGCAATGCTTACTTGTGTCTCGTGTAAGAGACGATGGAGACTTGGGGGGGAATTATCAAAGTATTCTGTTTTAAATGTTAGGTGGGCACTGGGTTTTGAGGAGGGATTTAGGATGAGTTGGTTTGTATAGAAGccactattattatattatttttttcaggtgGCGTTGTTACGGGCACACGCAGGGGAGCATCTACTTCTGGGAGCTGCAAAGCGGTCGATGATGTACAAGGATATCTTACTTTTAGGTAAAACATATCTTTACATCTCAATACATCTCAAGACTAGGGtatcttgttattttttttaatttttttatgttccttTCCTCTAAAATGTTTACTGCTTTAAATTAATGATAACACTGTCGAGATTATTAATTCAATTGATGAATTGTTGGCATTTCATTTGGGAACTTAACATCTTCGGTCAAAATAGCCTAATGAGAAGAAGAATCACTTCTTTCGAAACTTGGCTCTCAGAACGCGAGGATTGGTTGACTTGCTAGCCAACCACTCAGAGTGCTCCTACTCATATTGAATGTTTCCCAGGCTATAAAAGGGCTTTCCCTGCTGTTACATagcgccctccatgggtgaagatggattaatattATTGCactggctttttttttattttaaacagttgCGTCGTgagataatggatttttatttggcctttttggggggctgaaaatCAGAAGAATTAGAAGACAGAAGACATCTGATGGTAAGTATTATTTTTAACAGATATTACTTTAAAGAAAcgctataatgttaggaatacaaacatgtattcctaacacttccCCCGCGCCCCAAAAGGAGTTTAAACTTACATTTTGTCCCTCGCCACGTCGGTCTCACGATGGCTGTCCTCGCTTCCACGGCTTAGATCAACAATCTCGATTATCTCACTCAATCCAACActtttccatagaaaagcatttggaggctattgcacatgcgcggcaaaacacagtgccgcgccaatcagcatcttctcatagagatgcattcaatcgatgcatctctatggtgagcagacagtgcctccatgcagagtgtggagacgctgaatgtagttGCTGCACCGTGTGCagcaccagggccgtctttaattttggttggaccctgggcaagcatttacttgggccccccgactacatatagatacgcacaaatacactacctgacacacacacgcagatacacactgaccgcatatagatacacacaagaacatacagatacacacagactacatatagatacacaaacacagacagatacaaacactggcatacatgcagatacaaaggtacacacactgaattcatatagatacaccgacacacaccctgacacacatacagacacacagatacacaacctgacacacatgcagatatacagatacaaacactgacacatacagatacacacacacacaaacacaaatggacaacatacagatacagagacacattctgacagacgtactgacacagacagccatactgaaacacacatacacaaagacatactgaaccacacagacactgacggactcacacatagacatacagacattctggcacacatacatacagacacactgacagactcacacactgacagactctctcacacacacagacatactgtcacactgacagacacacatacactgacagacatacacacatacactgacagacatgcacacatacatacataccgaaccacacagacactgacagacacacacagtcatacagatacactgacagacatactggcacactaacacatacacatacatatatactgacacacacacacacacacacacactcatgcaaaatttgataaccaccctccagtttcttaccttttcctggagggtggcttccctggggtccagtgggctggctggggtggctgggagttaagctctcccggcctggccccctccggaacagcttcttcctcccgcgcggctcctgtttctgtgggaggaagtgacgtgcggctgtcacttcctcccagtcggctgccggaaagcaagggcccggtcgcgctgttaaagcgccagagtgcccgaccgggcccctgctgacacaggcccaccgggtggccctaagtgcatgggccacccgatgggccaccatagtttgcgggcagagggcaaacggagcagctgtcttgggccccccagcagggacagggcccggggcagctgccccatttgccccgcgttaaagacggccctgtgcaGCACTGGTACAGGAAGCACCTTTATTGGCCAACTGAGTGTCTGCACCTAAAgtggttactaggcagcaatttaaacactgccttttctctgaaatggcagtgtttacattaaaaatgccTGCAGGGGCATGCTATAGACTCTATAAACACTACActgggctgtagttgttctggtgactatagagtccctttaaagtcaaaataaaacTCCCTAAGTCAGCTGTGTGTCAAGTTATATTTTTTAGTTTGGCTGCTTTTGCCTTACAATTGAAACTTTATTTGAATTCATTTAGAAttgtcactttggtaaataaccctataaGCCAGCAAATAATTGATGTTAAAGATGATGTTTGGGATATGTTGAAGAGCCACCTCTCTTTTTGTGCTGGAGAATGGGGGATCTGTGTGACCAGGTCAAGGAACTCCCTCTTAGaacatatttactaaacatttaATATTTATTCACCATTTTGAAACATTGTATGGCCTTCCACTGCAGTCGCCCTCCACCCAAACATCCCCACTTGGGAGTCAAATCTTGGTTACATCTGCACTGCCTGCAAACTCTCCAGACATACCACAGCATGAGTTCCAGATAAACAAATTCACCATATTTCAAATACCAAATAATTTCTTTACTTTGGATGACATTTAACAGTGTTATTGTTGTTTAGATTTTCATTTACAAGTTTGCAAATGGTTGGGAATGGAATTTGGAAACTACTTCAAAAGTCGGCaacataaactttttttttgcatcaacAGGGAATGATCGAGTCGTGCCGCGGAACTGTCCAGAGCTAGAAGTGGGACGAGTAGCAGTCCGAATTCTAGACGAACTGGTCCTTCCGTTCCAAGAACTTCAGATCGATGACAACGAATATGCCTGCCTGAAAGCAAtaatattttttgaccctggTATGTATCATCTTCTACAGGGAGCTAAATTAACCTGATGTAATGTAGCACAAAAAATTGTGTCCACTActcaaattaaatatttaatatattatactcTATTCGTTACTGGAGAAATAAAAATTCTTGGCAAAATTTGTTGAGGTATTTATTCTTCAAATAAAAGTGGCATGTAAAATTTAAATTGGCAACATTGACAGTCTGAAAGTGTATTTTCTAATTAGTGCGATATGTCTTACTCTTTCTGTGAAGATGCCAAAGGACTAAGTGACCCAACTAAAATCAAGAGGATGAGGTACCAGGTCCAAGTTAGTCTGGAAGATTACATCAACGACAGGCAATACGATTCCCGGGGAAGGTTCGGAGAGCTGCTTCTTCTCCTCCCCACCCTACAGAGTATCACCTGGCAGATGATCGAGCAAATCCAATTTGTCAAACTTTTTGGGATGGCCAAAATCGACAACTTGCTGCAGGAGATGCTCCTCGGAGGTCAGTGTAACAAACAGAAAAGACCTAAAGGACAGAGGGTATATAGATCAATGATGGTTCCATGTGGTCATATTTACCTTCATCAGTACAGTCCAACTTTTTACCATCATGCAGAATGCTGTTAAATTATTTGTTACACAAAAGGGCTTTTAAATGGTAATGACCAGAACTTTATTTTATAGGGACTATCTAGATGCATCATTCATTATACTGAAGTGTCTGTAGT
Above is a genomic segment from Pelobates fuscus isolate aPelFus1 chromosome 6, aPelFus1.pri, whole genome shotgun sequence containing:
- the HNF4A gene encoding hepatocyte nuclear factor 4-alpha isoform X4, whose amino-acid sequence is MISSTPASDTSPSDVANLNASNSIGINSLCAICGDRATGKHYGASSCDGCKGFFRRSVRKNHMYSCRFSRQCIVDKDKRNQCRYCRLKKCFRAGMKKEAVQNERDRISTRRSSYEDSSLPSINVLIQAEVLSQQITTSVSVLNTDIRGKKIANITDVCDSMKQQLLVLVEWAKYIPAFCELPLDDQVALLRAHAGEHLLLGAAKRSMMYKDILLLGNDRVVPRNCPELEVGRVAVRILDELVLPFQELQIDDNEYACLKAIIFFDPDAKGLSDPTKIKRMRYQVQVSLEDYINDRQYDSRGRFGELLLLLPTLQSITWQMIEQIQFVKLFGMAKIDNLLQEMLLGGSANEAPHSHHPLHPHLVQDHLATNVIVANNTIPSQLHNGQMSTPETPQPSPPAGSGTEQYKIIHGAIATVSKQPTSIPQPTITKQEVM
- the HNF4A gene encoding hepatocyte nuclear factor 4-alpha isoform X3, which gives rise to MVNVLLQINSNMEIPYDTSPSDVANLNASNSIGINSLCAICGDRATGKHYGASSCDGCKGFFRRSVRKNHMYSCRFSRQCIVDKDKRNQCRYCRLKKCFRAGMKKEAVQNERDRISTRRSSYEDSSLPSINVLIQAEVLSQQITTSVSVLNTDIRGKKIANITDVCDSMKQQLLVLVEWAKYIPAFCELPLDDQVALLRAHAGEHLLLGAAKRSMMYKDILLLGNDRVVPRNCPELEVGRVAVRILDELVLPFQELQIDDNEYACLKAIIFFDPDAKGLSDPTKIKRMRYQVQVSLEDYINDRQYDSRGRFGELLLLLPTLQSITWQMIEQIQFVKLFGMAKIDNLLQEMLLGGSANEAPHSHHPLHPHLVQDHLATNVIVANNTIPSQLHNGQMSTPETPQPSPPAGSGTEQYKIIHGAIATVSKQPTSIPQPTITKQEVM
- the HNF4A gene encoding hepatocyte nuclear factor 4-alpha isoform X1, encoding MIMRLSKALIDMDMADYTEALDPAYTTLEFENMQVLSIGNDTSPSDVANLNASNSIGINSLCAICGDRATGKHYGASSCDGCKGFFRRSVRKNHMYSCRFSRQCIVDKDKRNQCRYCRLKKCFRAGMKKEAVQNERDRISTRRSSYEDSSLPSINVLIQAEVLSQQITTSVSVLNTDIRGKKIANITDVCDSMKQQLLVLVEWAKYIPAFCELPLDDQVALLRAHAGEHLLLGAAKRSMMYKDILLLGNDRVVPRNCPELEVGRVAVRILDELVLPFQELQIDDNEYACLKAIIFFDPDAKGLSDPTKIKRMRYQVQVSLEDYINDRQYDSRGRFGELLLLLPTLQSITWQMIEQIQFVKLFGMAKIDNLLQEMLLGGSANEAPHSHHPLHPHLVQDHLATNVIVANNTIPSQLHNGQMSTPETPQPSPPAGSGTEQYKIIHGAIATVSKQPTSIPQPTITKQEVM
- the HNF4A gene encoding hepatocyte nuclear factor 4-alpha isoform X2 → MIMRLSKALIDMDMADYTEALDPAYTTLEFENMQVLSIGNDTSPSDVANLNASNSIGINSLCAICGDRATGKHYGASSCDGCKGFFRRSVRKNHMYSCRFSRQCIVDKDKRNQCRYCRLKKCFRAGMKKEAVQNERDRISTRRSSYEDSSLPSINVLIQAEITTSVSVLNTDIRGKKIANITDVCDSMKQQLLVLVEWAKYIPAFCELPLDDQVALLRAHAGEHLLLGAAKRSMMYKDILLLGNDRVVPRNCPELEVGRVAVRILDELVLPFQELQIDDNEYACLKAIIFFDPDAKGLSDPTKIKRMRYQVQVSLEDYINDRQYDSRGRFGELLLLLPTLQSITWQMIEQIQFVKLFGMAKIDNLLQEMLLGGSANEAPHSHHPLHPHLVQDHLATNVIVANNTIPSQLHNGQMSTPETPQPSPPAGSGTEQYKIIHGAIATVSKQPTSIPQPTITKQEVM